In Antechinus flavipes isolate AdamAnt ecotype Samford, QLD, Australia chromosome 3, AdamAnt_v2, whole genome shotgun sequence, a genomic segment contains:
- the THAP4 gene encoding peroxynitrite isomerase THAP4 isoform X3, which produces MTSSTESTGPETPKMNPVIEPLSWMLGTWLSDPPGDGIYPTLEPFHYLEEVHITHVGQPMLNFSFNAFHPDTKKPMHRECGFIRLKPDSNKVAFVSAQNTGIVEVEEGEVNGQELCIASHSIARISFAAEPRVEQIMRTFRLNAEGRLEQTVSMATTTQPMTQHLHITYKKVTP; this is translated from the exons ATGACGAGCAGCACAGAGAGCACAGGGCCAG AGACCCCCAAGATGAACCCCGTCATCGAGCCTCTCTCCTGGATGCTGGGCACCTGGCTCTCGGACCCCCCGGGAGACGGCATCTACCCGACCCTGGAGCCCTTCCATTACCTGGAGGAGGTGCACATCACCCACGTGGGCCAGCCCATGCTGAACTTCTC GTTCAACGCCTTCCATCCGGACACGAAGAAGCCAATGCACAGAGAATGTGGGTTCATTCGCCTCAAGCCTGATTCCAACAAGGTGGCCTTTGTCAGCGCCCAGAACACAG GTATCGTCGAGGTGGAAGAAGGGGAAGTGAACGGGCAGGAGCTGTGCATCGCGTCTCACTCGATCGCTCGGATCTCCTTTGCTGCGGAGCCCCGCGTGGAGCAG atCATGCGGACGTTCCGCCTGAACGCCGAAGGCCGGCTGGAGCAGACGGTCTCCATGGCAACCACCACCCAGCCAATGACTCAGCATCTTCACATCACCTACAAGAAAGTGACCCCGTAA
- the THAP4 gene encoding peroxynitrite isomerase THAP4 isoform X2 produces MAGERHSRARLISAVENTGPSWPSGPALLATRRLWDASRCPETPKMNPVIEPLSWMLGTWLSDPPGDGIYPTLEPFHYLEEVHITHVGQPMLNFSFNAFHPDTKKPMHRECGFIRLKPDSNKVAFVSAQNTGIVEVEEGEVNGQELCIASHSIARISFAAEPRVEQIMRTFRLNAEGRLEQTVSMATTTQPMTQHLHITYKKVTP; encoded by the exons ATGGCTGGGGAGAGACACAGCCGGGCAAGGCTTATTTCTGCTGTGGAGAATACGGGCCCAAGCTGGCCATCAGGCCCGGCCCTCCTGGCAACACGGAGGCTTTGGGACGCATCCCGCTGCCCCG AGACCCCCAAGATGAACCCCGTCATCGAGCCTCTCTCCTGGATGCTGGGCACCTGGCTCTCGGACCCCCCGGGAGACGGCATCTACCCGACCCTGGAGCCCTTCCATTACCTGGAGGAGGTGCACATCACCCACGTGGGCCAGCCCATGCTGAACTTCTC GTTCAACGCCTTCCATCCGGACACGAAGAAGCCAATGCACAGAGAATGTGGGTTCATTCGCCTCAAGCCTGATTCCAACAAGGTGGCCTTTGTCAGCGCCCAGAACACAG GTATCGTCGAGGTGGAAGAAGGGGAAGTGAACGGGCAGGAGCTGTGCATCGCGTCTCACTCGATCGCTCGGATCTCCTTTGCTGCGGAGCCCCGCGTGGAGCAG atCATGCGGACGTTCCGCCTGAACGCCGAAGGCCGGCTGGAGCAGACGGTCTCCATGGCAACCACCACCCAGCCAATGACTCAGCATCTTCACATCACCTACAAGAAAGTGACCCCGTAA